One Silene latifolia isolate original U9 population chromosome 4, ASM4854445v1, whole genome shotgun sequence DNA segment encodes these proteins:
- the LOC141653039 gene encoding protein SPIRRIG-like: protein MKWKSLLKDLKEKVGLSQQQQEFPPSSSSSSSSSSLFDSLSVSISSLRDNRNVDPHSPLLYSTARSKHELELDFKKFWDVFRSSSVEKEKETALNMAVATFCTLAKQHTPVAQLVETHIFSFVVGRAFVSDIDKLKISNKTRTLDVDGVLHFFAEVSKDGFCPGANLLSAIEVLVSGPIDKQSLLDSGILCCLIHILNALLDSTGRTLGIKGSNNEKKSAEKYEVDAGSSRVRQLEVEGSVVHIMKALANHPCAAQSLIEDDSLQLLFQMVVNGSLTVFVQYRDGLVPLHFIQLYRHAMQVLGLLLVNDNGSTAKYIRKHHLIKSLLLAVKDFNPDCGDPSYTIGVVDLLLECIELSHRAEAEGVRLREDLRNAHGYHFLVQFALTLASVPSNQSDQPLRSSSLSGKGSAEDSSLAPITLGKQEVIYSGNGRTTNLPPALSRLLDVLVTLAQIGPLEPPTSRNHKASSDRVTVDSWEKENAKVKDLEAVQMLQDIFLKADSTVLQAEVLNRMFKIFSSHIENYEHCQKLRTIPLFILNMSGFPSTLQENILKILEYAVTVVNCIPEQELLSLCCLLQQPISSDLKHTILSFFVKLLSFDEQYKRVLREVGVLEVLLDDLKHHNFQSGPQGLNGKRNHMEREYSSRSFQKHLDSMDAIITSPRVVDSGSGRFPLFEVEGTINIAWDCIVSLLKKAEANQSSFRSVNGVAAVLPLLLSDVHRAGVLRALSCLIIEDVNQVHAEELGALLEVMKTSMVTSVSGSQYKLHDDAKCDMFGALWRILGVNSSAQKVFGEATGFSLLLTTLHNFQSQGEQIDKSQLIVYIKVLTYLFRVVTAAVFENPINRTKLQSTIASHTFYDLLCESGLLCVESERQVVHLLLELALEIVIPPFSASESDLCDKIESSSFFLSTPSGVVNLDTERVYNAGAISVIIRSLLLFTPKFQLEVLQLIEKLARAGSLNKENLTSVGCVELLLELIHPFLQSSSPLLSYALKIVEVLGAYRLSTLELRLLVRYVIQLRKKTSGDSLICMMERLILMEDMASQSVSLGPFVGMDMTKLGHASIRVSLGERSWPPMAGYSFVCWFQYHNLLRTPIKEGTHLKGGPRMPHKQILRLFSVGTADSGTAFYAELYLQEDGVLTLATSSSSSLSFSSMDLEEGRWYHLAVVHSKPNALAGLFQSSIAYVYLNGKLKHMGKLGYSPSPPGKPLQITIGTPPTHAKVGELKWNLRSCYLFEEALTSGCICFMYILGRGYRGLFQDTNLVQFVPILACGGDSMTVLDSLETDLSSVTGTQKLDSSGKLGISRTDGSGIVWDLERLGNFSWLLLAKKLIFSFDGTSTQSRASGSLSLLNLVDPMSSAASAVGGIPRFGHLQGNVYVCKPYVIGDVIHPIGGMVSVLALVDAAETRDMLHMALTFLVCALHQNPQNVREMQSCRGYHLLSLFLYGKMSLFDMHCLEIFFKIAACEASFFEPKKLEISHVLSTPTNTPEATSGELNFSKFRDEFSSVGSHGDMDDLPPQKDVLNHMSELESGDLPSENSNCIVLSNADMVEHVLLDWTLWVTAQVPIQIALLNFLERLISIHWYRYHNVTVLRRINIVQHLLVTLHRGDVEESVLEKLVVLLGVILKDGFLASELESVVSFLIMTFDPPELTNAQLVIRESMGKHIIVRNMLLETLIDLQVAIKSEELLEQWHRIVSSRIVTYFLDEAVHPTSMRWIMTLLGVCLTSYPTFALKFLVRGFEGLMRVLPSYYDSPDIYYILFCLMFGKSVYPRLPEVRLLDFHALVPNEGDYKLKYVELLESIIALAKRAYDRLSMQCMLAHHTGNLSQVGADLVSVIVEEDYGMVGELQGEALFHKTYAARLIGGEASAPAAATSVLRFMADLAKMYLPFSSVCRRAEFLESCVDLYFSCVRASYAMKLAEELFVRSKTEDKNSNYFEDANSSQNTFSSLTQNKDQSRKMSENVPMSMVLERDVSVSAKNSEVNIVAQDESPAVENVTDVAVEKVAANITNIISANLQNVVSAISASILTDSTPSVFGLTLGSQNVTASLDSSYPTSESDSQGHSAENPLLVINSKLLFEIDDCGYSGGPCSAGATAVLDLLAEVLSDVLTEEIKAVPKVEHIVESVPLYAETEAALVFQGLCLSRVMNFLERRLLRDDEESAKKLDKNRWSSNLDVLCGMIVDRVYLGSFPRPAGVVRTLEFLLSMLQLANKDDRLEGLSPVGAAAKGLLSIARGNQQVDPYIGGILKNTNRMIIYCFMPSFLESIREDNLLRYLGITSKTRNGQTSSSELEETGIDIGTVLQLLDAQIHLVLCRSNMDTELNSCLCVNLISLLHDQRQSLKNIAIDILKYLLVHRRAAFEDLLVSKSNRVDVLHGGFDKLLTGSLTSFLEWFKNSEKTINKVLEHSAGLMWMQSITGAAKFPRIRIKSMQQHRRAEMIKKSKELAKWEVKHRQQIMEHRHALDLLQDTVSTELHVVRQYKYGWVLHAESEWETHLQQLVHERAIFPLRKTPEAREPEWQLCLIEGPYRMRKKLERCKLNIDTIQNVPTSQFDFGQTEISKENENGLDAFNSGSGSGSSSFSRLLVDGPQQTCIDGELDDEFSVKELDDVHDISSGRNALAEDHASSINDASLHSAVEFGARSGLESATQSSSIRADDVRITKDKPERELSDNGEYLIRPYLEPSEKIKFKYNCERVLGLDKHDGIFLIGELCLYVIENFYINNSGCICEKESEDELSVIDQVLGVKKDSMFTDFQSKSASSGGATVKTCIGGRAWAYSGGAWGKEKVCASSILPHSRCIWKLNSVHEILKREFQLRPVAIEIFSMDGCNDLLVFHKKEREEVFRNLVAMNLPRNNMLDPTISGTSKQESNEGSRLFKLMAKSFSERWQNGEISNFQYLMHLNTLAGRGYRDLTQYPVFPWILADYESEELDLYDSNSFRKLDKPMGCQTTEGEEEFRIRHENWDDPDVPKFHYGSHYSSAGIVLFYLLRLPPFSTENQKLQGGQFDHADRLFSSLRDTWDSAAGKGNTSDVKELIPEFFYMPEFLENRFNLDLGEKQSGEKVGDVVLPPWAKGSVREFIRKHREALECDYVSENLHHWIDLIFGYKQRGKAAEDAVNVFYHYTYEGNVDIDSVTDPAIKASILAQINHFGQTPKQLFQKSHVKRKVVKKPLHPLKYSNNLTPHNFQRTSSSITQIVVMNDKIFLAEKNNVLKPRTYAIYIAWGFPDCSLRFMNYDQNRLLSTHENLHYGNQIQCVGVSHDGQLVVTGGDDGLVSVWRIHEDGPRNIRRLLLEKALCGHLAKVLCLHVSQPYMLVVSGSDDCSVILWDLSSLTFVRQLPEFPVPITAIQVNDLTGEILTAAGTLLAVWSINGDCLALTNTSQLPSDSILSVTSSISSDWQDTNWYVTGHQSGAIKVWKMVHHTHPESAKSEPIPNGTAGIVLEGREPEYRLLLRKVLKSHEHPVTALLLTPDLKQFLSGDSAGHLLSWTLPGESWRGSSGQG from the exons ATGAAATGGAAGTCATTGCTTAAGGACTTGAAAGAGAAAGTTGGATTAAGTCAGCAACAGCAAGAATTTCctccatcttcatcttcttcatcttcgTCGTCGAGTTTATTTGATTCGCTTTCGGTTTCTATTTCGTCTTTACGAGATAATCGCAATGTTGATCCTCATTCTCCCTTACTTTACTCTACTGCTAG GAGCAAACATGAGCTGGAGCTGGATTTCAAGAAGTTCTGGGATGTGTTTCGCTCATCTAGTGTGGAAAAA GAAAAGGAAACGGCCTTGAACATGGCTGTTGCTACATTTTGTACATTAGCAAAGCAACACACTCCTGTAGCACA GTTAGTTGAAACACACATTTTCTCGTTCGTTGTAGGGAGAGCTTTTGTTTCAGACATTGATAAATTAAAAATTAGTAACAAGACAAGAACATTGGATGTAGATGGGGTTTTGCATTTTTTCGCAGAGGTCTCAAag GATGGATTTTGCCCTGGTGCGAATCTACTGAGTGCAATTGAAGTTCTAGTATCTGGG CCGATTGATAAGCAATCTCTCCTTGATTCTGGAATCCTCTGTTGTCTAATCCATATTCTGAATGCTCTTTTGGATTCCACTGGAAGAACGCTTGGTATTAAGGGATCCAATAATGAAAAAAAGTCAGCTGAAAAGTATGAAGTAGATGCTGGCAGTAGTCGTGTGCGGCAGCTTGAG GTTGAAGGGAGTGTTGTACACATCATGAAGGCATTAGCTAATCACCCTTGTGCAGCTCAAAGTTTGATTGAAGATGATTCACTGCAACTGCTTTTTCAAATGGTTGTCAATGGATCATTGACTGTGTTTGTGCAATATAGAGATGGCCTTGTTCCTCTTCATTTCATTCAGCTTTACAGGCATGCAATGCAG GTTCTTGGTCTTCTTTTGGTCAATGACAATGGAAGCACAGCGAAGTATATCCGTAAACATCATTTG ATAAAATCTCTTCTGTTGGCAGTGAAAGATTTCAATCCTGATTGTGGTGATCCTTCTTACACGATAGGAGTTGTGGATCTGTTGCTGGAGTGTATTGAGCTTTCACATAGAGCTG AGGCTGAAGGTGTAAGGCTTCGGGAAGATCTTCGTAATGCGCATGGTTATCATTTTCTTGTTCAGTTTGCTTTAACACTGGCCTCTGTTCCTTCAAATCAGAGTGATCAGCCTCTACGTTCGAGTTCTTTGTCTGGCAAAGGTTCAGCTGAAGACAGTTCTCTTGCACCTATCACCTTGGGGAAGCAGGAAGTGATTTACagtggaaatggaagaacaacaaATCTTCCACCTGCATTATCCAGGTTACTTGATGTCCTAGTGACTTTAGCTCAGATCGGTCCATTGGAACCACCCACATCCCGGAATCATAAGGCTTCTTCTGACCGGGTCACTGTGGATAGTTGGGAGAAGGAAAATGCTAAAGTTAAAGATCTTGAAGCAGTGCAAATGTTGCAAGACATTTTTCTTAAAGCAGACAGTACGGTATTGCAGGCAGAAGTCTTGAATCGCATGTTTAAAATATTCTCCAGTCATATTGAAAACTATGAACACTGTCAGAAGTTGCGAACAATACCACTGTTCATCCTAAATATGTCGGGCTTTCCCTCAACTTTGCAAGAAAATATTTTGAAGATTCTCGAGTATGCTGTCACTGTTGTGAATTGTATTCCCGAGCAGGAGTTGCTATCACTTTGCTGTTTACTACAGCAGCCAATCTCATCTGATCTTAAGCATACAATTCTTTCTTTCTTTGTAAAGTTGCTGTCTTTTGATGAACAGTATAAAAGGGTTTTGCGGGAAGTTGGTGTGCTTGAGGTTTTGTTAGATGATCTGAAGCACCATAACTTTCAGTCAGGACCCCAGGGACTAAATGGCAAAAGAAACCATATGGAGAGGGAGTATAGCTCAAGGAGCTTCCAGAAACATTTGGACAGTATGGATGCCATTATAACTTCTCCTAGAGTCGTGGATTCTGGTTCAGGGAGGTTCCCACTATTCGAAGTTGAGGGTACCATCAATATTGCTTGGGATTGTATTGTTTCACTGTTAAAGAAAGCAGAGGCCAATCAATCATCTTTCCGGTCAGTAAATGGTGTTGCTGCTGTTCTTCCCCTTTTGCTTTCCGATGTTCATCGTGCTGGCGTGCTTCGGGCATTGTCATGCTTAATTATCGAGGACGTAAATCAG GTACATGCTGAAGAACTGGGTGCACTACTTGAGGTTATGAAGACTAGTATGGTAACTAGTGTTTCAGGGTCTCAATATAAGTTGCACGATGATGCTAAATGTGACATGTTTGGGGCCTTATGGCGCATTTTAGGGGTAAATAGCTCTGCTCAGAAAGTGTTTGGTGAAGCAACTGGGTTCTCTCTTCTATTGACTACGCTACATAATTTTCAGAGTCAAGGAGAACAAATAGATaaatctcaattgattgtttatATTAAGGTTCTTACATACTTGTTTCGTGTTGTAACAGCTGCCGTTTTTGAGAACCCCATTAATAGAACCAAATTGCAGTCAACTATAGCATCACACACATTTTATGATCTCTTATGTGAGTCAGGATTACTTTGTGTAGAATCTGAGAGGCAAGTTGTACATTTGTTGCTGGAGCTTGCTCTTGAAATAGTTATTCCCCCGTTTTCGGCTTCTGAAAGTGATCTATGTGAtaaaattgaatcatctagttttttTCTTTCTACTCCCTCTGGGGTTGTGAATCTTGACACAGAAAGGGTATACAATGCTGGTGCTATCAGCGTGATTATACGTTCCTTGTTGCTTTTTACGCCTAAGTTTCAATTGGAAGTTCTGCAACTTATTGAAAAGCTAGCTCGAGCTGGATCTCTCAATAAGGAAAACCTTACATCAGTTG GATGTGTGGAGCTTCTGTTGGAGTTGATTCACCCCTTTCTGCAGAGCTCATCGCCTTTGCTGTCGTATGCTTTGAAGATTGTTGAAGTTCTTGGTGCATATAG GTTGTCAACGTTAGAACTTCGGTTGCTTGTTAGATATGTTATTCAATTGAGGAAGAAAACTTCAGGTGACAGTCTTATCTGCATGATGGAAAGGTTAATACTTATGGAGGACATGGCATCACAGTCTGTCTCGTTGGGACCGTTTGTTGGAATGGACATGACCAAATTAGGGCATGCAAGTATCCGAGTATCTCTTGGGGAAAGGTCGTGGCCTCCAATGGCAGGATATTCTTTTGTTTGCTGGTTCCAGTATCATAATTTATTAAGGACACCCATCAAGGAAGGTACTCATTTGAAGGGTGGGCCTAGGATGCCGCATAAACAGATTTTGAGGTTGTTCTCTGTTGGCACTGCGGATAGTGGGACTGCATTTTATGCAGAGCTTTATCTTCAAGAAGATGGAGTTCTAACACTTGCGACCAGCAGTTCCTCTTCATTGTCGTTTTCGAGCATGGACCTCGAGGAAGGTAGATGGTATCATCTTGCAGTTGTCCATAGCAAGCCCAATGCTTTAGCTGGCTTATTTCAGTCCAGCATTGCGTATGTATATCTTAATGGGAAACTTAAGCACATGGGTAAACTGGGTTATTCACCGTCCCCTCCTGGCAAACCTTTACAGATTACAATAGGTACACCGCCTACTCATGCGAAAGTTGGTGAACTTAAGTGGAACCTACGTAGTTGCTATCTTTTTGAAGAAGCGCTTACTTCTGGCTGTATTTGTTTCATGTACATTCTTGGTCGAGGATATCGAGGTCTTTTTCAAGATACTAATCTTGTGCAATTTGTTCCCATTCTGGCTTGTGGTGGGGATAGCATGACCGTACTAGATTCATTGGAAACTGATCTGAGTTCAGTTACTGGAACACAAAAGCTTGACAGTTCAGGGAAGCTGGGGATCTCTAGGACAGATGGAAGTGGGATTGTGTGGGACTTGGAACGCCTTGGAAATTTTTCTTGGCTTCTTTTAGCGaaaaaattaatattttcatTTGATGGGACATCTACACAATCTCGTGCTTCTGGTTCATTGTCCCTGCTCAATCTTGTTGATCCTATGTCCTCTGCTGCTTCTGCAGTTGGAGGTATTCCTCGTTTTGGACACCTTCAAGGCAATGTTTATGTTTGTAAGCCTTATGTTATTGGTGATGTCATCCACCCTATTGGTGGTATGGTTTCAGTCCTTGCTCTTGTCGACGCTGCTGAAACTAGGGATATGTTACACATGGCTTTGACATTTCTTGTTTGTGCCTTGCATCAAAATCCCCAAAATGTAAGAGAGATGCAATCTTGCAGGGGTTACCATTTACTATCGCTGTTTCTCTACGGTAAGATGTCACTGTTTGACATGCACTGTCTTGAGATTTTTTTCAAAATTGCTGCTTGTGAGGCGTCTTTTTTCGAACCAAAGAAGTTGGAGATTTCTCATGTTCTGTCTACCCCGACGAATACTCCTGAGGCCACTTCTGGGGAGCTTAATTTTTCCAAATTTCGTGATGAGTTTTCCTCAGTTGGCTCTCATGGAGATATGGATGATCTACCTCCCCAGAAAGATGTGCTTAATCATATGTCAGAGCTGGAGTCCGGTGATTTACCTTCCGAGAATTCAAACTGCATTGTCCTCTCTAACGCGGATATGGTTGAACATGTGTTGTTGGATTGGACTCTTTGGGTCACTGCTCAAGTTCCTATTCAAATAGCATTGTTGAACTTCCTTGAGCGCTTAATATCTATTCATTGGTACAGATACCACAATGTCACTGTTCTTCGTCGTATTAATATTGTCCAGCACCTTTTGGTGACTTTACATAGAGGTGATGTTGAGGAATCTGTTCTGGAGAAATTAGTTGTGTTACTTGGAGTCATACTAAAAGATGGCTTTCTTGCTTCTGAGCTAGAAAGTGTTGTAAGCTTTTTGATTATGACTTTTGATCCTCCGGAACTTACAAATGCCCAGCTTGTTATACGAGAGTCTATGGGCAAGCATATTATTGTCCGGAATATGCTGCTAGAGACGCTCATTGATCTACAAGTGGCAATAAAGTCCGAAGAATTGCTTGAGCAGTGGCATAGAATAGTGTCATCAAGGATAGTTACATATTTTCTTGATGAGGCTGTTCACCCTACCAGTATGCGGTGGATCATGACACTTCTTGGTGTGTGTCTTACATCCTATCCTACATTTGCTCTTAAATTCCTGGTCAGGGGATTCGAAGGGTTAATGCGAGTGCTCCCCAGTTATTATGACTCACCAGATATATATTACATTCTCTTTTGCCTGATGTTTGGAAAATCTGTCTACCCACGTTTGCCTGAAGTCCGACTATTGGATTTTCATGCTCTTGTGCCCAATGAAGGGGATTATAAGTTAAAATATGTTGAACTTCTCGAGTCAATTATTGCTTTGGCGAAACGTGCATATGATAGGCTTAGCATGCAATGTATGCTTGCCCATCATACTGGTAATCTTTCGCAAGTTGGTGCTGACCTTGTTTCAGTGATTGTGGAGGAAGATTATGGTATGGTTGGGGAACTTCAGGGGGAGGCCTTATTTCATAAAACGTATGCTGCTCGCTTGATTGGTGGGGAAGCATCAGCCCCTGCTGCTGCGACTTCCGTTTTGAGGTTTATGGCTGATTTGGCGAAAATGTATCTTCCTTTCTCGAGTGTTTGCAGAAGAGCCGAATTTCTCGAAAGCTGTGTAGACCTTTATTTTTCATGTGTGAG GGCATCTTATGCAATGAAGCTGGCAGAGGAACTATTTGTCAGAAGTAAAACGGAGGACAAGAACTCAAATTACTTTGAAGATGCCAATAGTTCTCAGAATACATTCTCAAGTTTGACTCAGAATAAGGATCAGTCCAGAAAAATGTCTGAAAATGTACCTATGTCCATGGTTCTTGAGAGAGATGTCAGTGTTTCGGCCAAAAATTCAGAAGTAAATATAGTGGCACAAGATGAATCCCCAGCTGTTGAGAACGTCACGGATGTTGCTGTTGAGAAGGTGGCTGCCAACATAACCAACATAATTAGTGCCAACTTACAAAATGTAGTAAGTGCAATTAGCGCGAGTATCCTAACAGATTCTACTCCTTCAGTTTTTGGACTCACTTTAGGTTCACAGAATGTGACTGCTTCCCTGGATTCTTCTTACCCAACTAGTGAAAGTGATTCTCAAGGACATTCTGCTGAAAATCCTCTCCTTGTCATAAATTCTAAGCTTCTGTTTGAAATTGATGATTGTGGGTATAGTGGAGGACCATGTTCTGCAGGTGCCACTGCTGTTTTAGATCTTCTGGCCGAGGTTCTTTCTGATGTCCTGACCGAGGAGATAAAAGCTGTGCCGAAAGTGGAGCATATTGTGGAGAGTGTCCCATTATATGCTGAAACCGAAGCTGCTTTAGTGTTTCAGGGTCTTTGCCTTAGCAGAGTTATGAACTTCCTGGAAAGGAGGCTTCTACGTGATGATGAGGAGAGTGCCAAAAAGCTTGATAAGAATCGTTGGTCGTCAAATTTAGATGTACTATGCGGCATGATAGTTGATCGTGTTTACCTGGGTTCTTTCCCGAGGCCTGCTGGTGTTGTGAGAACTTTGGAGTTCTTGTTATCAATGTTACAGTTGGCTAACAAGGACGATCGACTTGAAGGGTTATCTCCAGTAGGCGCGGCAGCGAAAGGTTTGTTATCCATTGCTAGAGGAAATCAACAAGTTGATCCATATATTGGTGGAATCCTTAAGAACACAAATAGGATGATAATATATTGCTTTATGCCGTCATTTTTGGAATCCATCAGGGAGGATAATCTACTTCGGTATTTGGGAATTACAAGCAAAACTAGAAACGGACAAACATCAAGTTCGGAACTAGAAGAAACAGGGATTGATATTGGTACTGTGTTGCAACTTTTGGATGCTCAGATACATCTTGTCTTATGCCGAAGTAATATGGATACGGAATTGAATTCTTGTCTCTGTGTGAATCTGATCTCTCTTcttcatgatcaaagacaaagttTGAAGAATATAGCTATAGATATCCTAAAGTATCTGTTAGTTCATCGGAGGGCTGCATTTGAAGATTTGCTTGTGTCAAAATCGAATCGTGTGGATGTTCTTCATGGTGGTTTTGATAAACTTCTGACTGGAAGTTTGACCAGTTTTCTTGAGTGGTTCAAGAATTCTGAAAAGACTATCAATAAAGTTTTGGAGCACAGTGCTGGCCTGATGTGGATGCAATCTATTACAGGCGCTGCTAAGTTTCCGAGAATAAGAATAAAATCAATGCAGCAGCATCGTAGAGCTGAAATGATCAAGAAATCAAAGGAATTGGCTAAATGGGAGGTTAAACATAGGCAGCAGATAATGGAGCACAGACATGCACTTGACTTATTACAAGATACCGTCTCAACAGAGTTACACGTTGTGCGTCAATATAAATATGGATGGGTTCTCCATGCTGAGAGTGAGTGGGAAACTCATCTCCAACAACTAGTGCATGAACGGGCAATATTTCCCTTGCGAAAGACCCCTGAGGCCAGAGAACCTGAATGGCAGCTTTGCCTTATTGAAGGTCCATACAGAATGCGGAAAAAGCTCGAGCGTTGCAAATTAAATATCGATACCATTCAGAATGTACCAACATCTCAGTTTGACTTTGGTCAAACCGAGATTTCCAAAGAGAATGAGAATGGTCTTGATGCTTTCAACTCAGGTTCGGGTTCGGGTTCGAGTTCCTTCTCTCGACTTTTAGTTGATGGTCCCCAACAAACATGTATAGATGGTGAACTAGATGATGAATTCTCTGTCAAGGAGTTAGACGATGTACATGATATTTCTTCTGGTAGAAACGCTTTGGCGGAGGATCATGCTAGTAGTATAAATGATGCAAGTCTTCACTCTGCTGTTGAGTTTGGTGCAAGGTCTGGCTTGGAATCTGCAACACAATCATCTTCAATAAGAGCCGATGATGTTAGAATTACCAAGGATAAACCTGAAAGAGAATTGTCAGATAATGGTGAATATCTCATTAGACCTTACCTAGAACCCTCGGAGAAAATTAAATTCAAGTATAACTGTGAGCGAGTTCTTGGGCTTGACAAACATGATGGCATCTTTTTGATTGGAGAACTTTGCTTGTATGTCATTGAGAACTTTTACATCAATAATTCTGGGTGCATATGCGAGAAAGAATCTGAGGATGAATTGTCTGTTATAGACCAGGTGTTAGGGGTGAAAAAGGATAGTATGTTTACAGACTTTCAGTCCAAATCGGCATCATCAGGGGGTGCTACTGTCAAAACATGCATAGGAGGGAGGGCTTGGGCCTATAGTGGTGGTGCTTGGGGAAAGGAGAAAGTCTGCGCTAGCAGTATTTTACCACACTCACGGTGTATATGGAAATTAAATAGTGTCCATGAAATATTGAAGCGTGAATTCCAGCTGCGGCCAGTTGCTATTGAGATATTTAGCATGGATGGATGTAATGATCTCCTGGTTTTTCACAAGAAAGAGAGAGAAGAGGTATTCAGAAACCTTGTTGCAATGAATCTACCGAGAAATAATAT GTTGGACCCAACGATTTCAGGTACATCCAAACAAGAAAGTAATGAGGGAAGCCGTCTCTTCAAGCTGATGGCTAAATCATTTTCAGAGAGATGGCAAAATGGGGAAATTAGCAATTTTCAATATCTCATGCACCTCAACACCTTGGCAGGACGTGGATACAGAGATCTTACACAGTATCCTGTCTTTCCCTGGATCCTTGCAGATTATGAGAGTGAAGAACTTGATTTGTATGATTCCAATTCATTCCGCAAACTTGACAAACCAATGGGCTGTCAAACAACCGAAGGTGAAGAGGAATTTAGGATAAG GCACGAGAACTGGGATGACCCAGATGTCCCAAAATTTCATTATGGTTCTCATTATTCGAGTGCCGGAATCGTTCTCTTCTATCTTCTACGTCTTCCTCCATTTAGTACCGAAAATCAGAAGCTCCAAGGTGGTCAGTTTGATCATGCTGATCGTCTTTTTAGTAGCCTTCGAGACACATGGGATAGTGCAGCTGGGAAAGGAAACACCTCTGACGTGAAAGAGTTGATTCCAGAATTCTTCTACATGCCTGAATTCCTTGAGAACAGGTTCAATCTTGACTTGGGAGAAAAACAATCAGGAGAGAAG GTTGGAGATGTCGTGCTACCTCCTTGGGCCAAAGGCAGCGTAAGAGAATTCATTAGAAAACATAGAGAAGCACTTGAATGTGATTATGTTTCAGAAAATCTGCATCACTGGATTGACCTCATATTTGGGTACAAGCAAAGAGGCAAG GCTGCTGAGGATGCTGTGAATGTGTTCTATCATTACACATATGAAGGAAACGTGGATATTGATTCTGTGACAGATCCTGCCATTAAAGCTTCAATTCTGGCTCAAATCAATCACTTTGGTCAGACTCCTAAACAACTATTTCAAAAATCCCATGTAAAGAGAAAAGTTGTCAAAAAGCCGCTTCACCCCCTTAAATACTCAAATAACCTTACCCCTCATAATTTTCAAAGGACCTCATCCTCCATTACTCAAATTGTTGTCATGAACGACAAAATTTTCTTGGCAGAAAAAAATAATGTGCTTAAGCCCAGAACATATGCCATATATATAGCTTGGGGCTTCCCAGACTGCAGTCTGAGATTTATGAACTATGATCAAAATAGACTCTTATCAACCCACGAAAATCTTCATTACGGAAACCAAATTCAGTGTGTGGGTGTGAGCCATGATGGTCAGCTGGTGGTAACTGGGGGTGACGATGGGCTTGTTTCAGTTTGGAGAATTCACGAGGATGGTCCCCGGAATATACGACGGTTGCTTTTAGAGAAAGCACTCTGTGGTCACTTAGCTAAGGTATTGTGCCTCCACGTGAGCCAGCCATATATGTTGGTAGTCAGCGGATCCGATGATTGCAGTGTCATCCTATGGGATCTCAGCTCTTTGACTTTTGTGAGGCAACTTCCCGAGTTCCCGGTACCAATCACGGCCATTCAGGTTAACGATTTGACTGGTGAGATCTTAACAGCTGCCGGAACTTTGCTTGCTGTTTGGAGCATCAATGGCGATTGCCTTGCGTTGACCAACACTTCTCAGCTTCCTTCTGACTCAATTTTGTCAGTGACTAGCAGTATATCCTCGGATTGGCAAGACACTAATTGGTACGTCACAGGCCATCAAAGTGGGGCGATTAAAGTATGGAAGATGGTTCATCATACTCATCCTGAAAGTGCCAAAAGCGAGCCAATTCCGAATGGGACAGCCGGCATAGTTCTGGAGGGACGAGAACCTGAGTATAGATTACTCCTTCGCAAAGTACTCAAGTCTCATGAACATCCAGTTACGGCACTTCTTCTGACACCTgatttgaagcaatttttgaGTGGTGACTCTGCTGGACATTTGTTGTCTTGGACGTTGCCGGGCGAGAGCTGGAGGGGTTCATCTGGCCAAGGTTGA